In Alkalihalobacterium alkalinitrilicum, a genomic segment contains:
- a CDS encoding SGNH/GDSL hydrolase family protein — protein MKNIIFVLSILLCVGLLVFGKIQYDQKLNEIAQDASTEKNIATSLQTSNQPVSNISHATDIESMEGLNPELKQKLMAAVENNQRLRVALFGSNAMAVEDDSETPWVDLLVQELNDTFGEHILDVTIFEVGNRTTHQVLEAGLHSEVVDFQPDVLIFEPLIFNDNGNATMNITLPNVTTILTDIEATSPDVFVVIQPPNPIYRPNYYLQQVNELKAYAEESGYTYLDHWEVWPDVTDEEINDYIEDSRPNQRGHEVWASAVIQFFTGKN, from the coding sequence ATGAAAAATATTATATTTGTTTTGTCGATCTTACTTTGTGTAGGACTTTTAGTATTTGGAAAAATACAATATGATCAAAAGTTGAATGAGATTGCTCAAGATGCGAGTACCGAAAAGAATATAGCTACAAGTTTACAGACTAGTAATCAACCAGTTAGTAATATTAGTCATGCAACAGATATTGAGTCTATGGAAGGGTTAAACCCAGAGTTAAAACAAAAGCTAATGGCAGCAGTAGAAAATAATCAACGTTTACGAGTTGCTTTGTTTGGGTCAAATGCAATGGCTGTTGAGGATGATAGTGAAACGCCTTGGGTAGATTTACTAGTACAGGAATTAAATGATACTTTCGGTGAACACATTTTAGATGTTACTATATTTGAGGTCGGAAATCGGACAACACACCAAGTGCTAGAGGCTGGTTTACATAGTGAAGTAGTTGACTTTCAACCAGATGTGTTAATTTTCGAACCGCTTATCTTCAATGATAACGGGAATGCGACAATGAATATAACATTACCGAATGTTACGACGATTCTTACTGACATAGAGGCAACATCGCCTGATGTTTTCGTTGTTATCCAGCCACCGAATCCTATTTATCGACCAAATTATTATTTGCAACAGGTAAATGAGTTAAAAGCATATGCGGAAGAAAGTGGCTACACATATCTAGATCACTGGGAAGTGTGGCCTGATGTTACAGATGAAGAAATTAATGACTACATTGAGGATTCACGTCCAAATCAAAGGGGACATGAAGTTTGGGCGAGTGCAGTCATTCAATTTTTTACAGGAAAAAATTAA
- a CDS encoding N-acetylmuramoyl-L-alanine amidase — translation MNNQWAYVHGDYVTVTTSNNNQNNSGSSNNNNSSNTVIATGTVNVNLLNVRQTASTTGTRVGSLSQGASVSIFETNVNGNWLKIKLNNQWAYVHSDYVTVKSNNPNNSGSNNNNNSNTIVATGTVNVSSLNVRQTASTSGTRVGSLLRGATISIYERNVNGNWLKIKYNNQWAYVHGDHVTVTLGNNSQNSSGSTNNSVPANALAGKTIVIDPGHGGSDPGAVGNGLLEKDVVLRVSLALRDKLQAAGAKVVMTRTTDTFVSVNNRYQVANSSGAHSFVSIHTNSLANSTAHGTETFWNRTNQHAESQKLAQVAQKHLIQSLNTRDRGVKEGSFAVVRYTSMPSILVELGFITNRSDAQMMKTDKFYNDASDALLKALVEFHK, via the coding sequence ATGAACAATCAATGGGCCTACGTTCACGGAGATTATGTAACGGTTACGACAAGTAACAATAATCAAAACAATAGTGGTTCATCAAATAATAATAATAGCTCTAATACTGTCATTGCAACTGGTACCGTCAATGTGAATTTACTTAATGTGCGGCAAACCGCTTCCACAACTGGGACTCGTGTAGGCAGTCTTTCTCAAGGTGCTTCGGTTTCCATCTTTGAAACAAACGTCAATGGCAACTGGCTCAAAATTAAGCTCAATAACCAATGGGCTTACGTTCACAGCGATTATGTAACGGTAAAGTCAAACAACCCAAACAACAGTGGTTCAAACAACAATAATAACTCCAATACCATCGTTGCAACTGGAACGGTTAATGTTAGTTCGTTGAATGTTCGTCAAACTGCATCAACTTCTGGCACTCGGGTTGGGAGTCTATTAAGAGGAGCTACAATATCCATTTACGAGCGTAACGTCAATGGTAACTGGCTCAAAATTAAGTACAACAACCAATGGGCGTATGTTCATGGCGATCATGTTACCGTCACCTTGGGTAACAATAGCCAAAACAGTAGCGGATCCACAAATAATTCTGTTCCAGCAAATGCACTAGCAGGTAAAACGATTGTTATTGATCCAGGGCATGGAGGTAGTGATCCAGGTGCGGTTGGAAACGGGCTGTTAGAAAAAGACGTTGTTCTTCGCGTATCACTTGCTCTTCGCGACAAATTACAAGCGGCTGGAGCTAAAGTGGTCATGACGCGAACGACAGATACATTTGTATCGGTGAACAATCGTTATCAAGTTGCCAACAGCTCAGGCGCTCACTCATTTGTCAGCATTCACACGAATTCACTAGCGAATTCAACTGCGCACGGTACTGAAACGTTTTGGAATCGTACAAATCAACACGCGGAAAGTCAGAAACTCGCACAAGTAGCACAAAAGCATTTAATCCAAAGCTTGAATACGCGTGACCGCGGGGTTAAAGAAGGTAGCTTTGCAGTTGTTCGGTACACATCGATGCCGAGCATCCTCGTAGAATTAGGGTTTATTACCAATCGAAGCGATGCGCAAATGATGAAAACAGATAAATTCTATAACGATGCTTCAGATGCCTTGTTAAAGGCGTTAGTCGAGTTTCATAAATAA
- a CDS encoding YigZ family protein gives MLLSYRTVKSYGEHEINIQRSRFITYVDRATTEEKAQQFIEKIKKKHWNATHNCSAYLIGENDEIQKANDDGEPSGTAGVPMLEVLKKRGLKDTVVVVTRYFGGIKLGAGGLIRAYGSATSEGLNATGIVECTLMQIVHTTIDYHWLGKVENELRHSPYHLKEIHYLEQVEIETYVEKQQTDLFIDWMKNLTSGQAVITTGEVEYLEQDHD, from the coding sequence ATGTTACTTTCATACCGAACCGTTAAAAGCTACGGCGAACACGAAATCAATATTCAACGTTCTCGATTTATTACCTACGTAGACCGAGCAACAACAGAAGAAAAAGCTCAACAATTCATTGAAAAAATAAAGAAAAAACATTGGAACGCCACGCACAACTGCTCGGCTTATCTCATTGGTGAAAATGATGAAATTCAAAAAGCAAATGATGACGGGGAACCAAGTGGGACCGCTGGCGTTCCGATGTTAGAAGTATTGAAAAAGAGAGGCTTGAAAGATACCGTCGTTGTTGTTACTCGTTACTTTGGCGGAATCAAACTTGGAGCAGGCGGCTTAATTCGCGCGTACGGCAGCGCCACAAGTGAAGGCCTAAACGCCACTGGAATCGTCGAGTGTACCCTTATGCAAATTGTTCATACAACGATCGACTATCATTGGCTCGGAAAAGTCGAAAATGAACTGCGTCATTCGCCTTATCATTTAAAAGAAATTCACTATTTAGAACAAGTTGAAATTGAGACGTACGTTGAAAAGCAACAAACCGACCTATTCATTGACTGGATGAAAAATTTAACGAGCGGCCAAGCCGTAATTACGACAGGAGAAGTCGAATATTTAGAACAAGATCATGACTAA
- a CDS encoding sensor histidine kinase, whose translation MVRLVGALAQSAELEVIIKKTMETVDESREQVFRIGEQSRKEFSILNEELREIRLKVAKVIEENDRTQLHARFSRNRLAEVSKNFNKYSKDEVKAAYETANEFQVQLAVLQQEEMRLREKRDSIERRLISLKETVERAERLVGQMSVVYNFLSSDIQQLGEKLEEAKEKQEFGLKIIEAQEEERRRLSREIHDGPAQMLANVMLRSDLIERTYQDKGIDAALKEIKDLRQMVRSSLSEVRRIIYDLRPMALDDLGLIPTLTKYLSTFEEHTGIVIRFKSLGKERRLHPRLEVALFRLVQEAVQNAHKHADPKEVQVKIEIKVNKVIIIIKDDGKGFDQSIKKEGSFGLLGMKERVNMLKGGITIQSKLNIGTAILIEVPV comes from the coding sequence ATGGTAAGGTTGGTGGGCGCATTGGCACAATCAGCAGAATTAGAGGTTATTATAAAAAAAACGATGGAAACCGTCGATGAAAGTCGGGAACAAGTCTTTCGAATTGGTGAACAATCACGAAAGGAATTTTCGATCTTAAATGAAGAACTGAGAGAGATTCGTTTGAAGGTTGCAAAAGTGATCGAAGAAAATGATCGTACGCAGTTACACGCACGTTTTTCCAGAAACCGTCTTGCTGAAGTGAGTAAAAATTTTAATAAATATAGTAAAGATGAAGTGAAAGCCGCTTATGAGACGGCAAATGAATTTCAAGTTCAGCTTGCGGTGTTACAACAAGAGGAAATGCGTTTGCGGGAAAAGCGAGACTCGATCGAACGGCGATTAATTTCATTGAAGGAAACTGTCGAACGAGCGGAACGGCTAGTGGGGCAGATGTCAGTTGTATATAACTTCTTATCAAGTGACATTCAACAGTTAGGTGAAAAATTAGAGGAAGCAAAAGAAAAACAAGAGTTCGGTTTGAAAATTATAGAAGCGCAAGAAGAAGAACGAAGACGACTTTCGCGGGAAATTCATGATGGACCAGCCCAAATGCTTGCCAACGTAATGCTTCGCTCAGATTTAATTGAAAGAACATATCAAGATAAAGGTATAGATGCTGCGCTAAAAGAAATAAAAGATTTACGACAGATGGTGAGGTCATCCTTATCTGAAGTACGACGAATTATTTATGATTTGAGACCAATGGCACTGGATGATTTAGGTTTAATCCCAACCCTAACTAAATACCTAAGTACATTTGAAGAACACACAGGTATTGTTATAAGATTTAAAAGTCTAGGTAAAGAACGCCGATTACATCCAAGGCTCGAAGTCGCGCTTTTTCGATTGGTTCAAGAAGCAGTACAAAATGCCCATAAACATGCAGACCCAAAAGAGGTCCAAGTAAAAATTGAAATTAAAGTAAACAAAGTTATAATTATAATTAAGGACGACGGGAAAGGCTTTGATCAATCGATCAAAAAAGAAGGGTCCTTTGGATTACTTGGAATGAAAGAACGAGTCAATATGCTTAAAGGCGGAATAACGATACAATCAAAACTCAATATAGGCACAGCGATTTTGATCGAAGTCCCTGTATAA
- a CDS encoding response regulator — protein sequence MNVKTEKLIRIVIIDDHQLFREGVKRILAMEDNFDIVAEGEDGEQALALVEEHQPDVILMDINMPKVNGMEATRELIQKYPDVKVLILSIHDDESYVTHVLKTGAAGYLLKEMDADALIQAVRVVGEGGAYIHPKVTHNLIKDYRRLANEGENDASEIGFREVEYRKPLHILTRRECEVLQLMTDGYSNRMIGEALFISEKTVKNHVSNILQKMSVNDRTQAVVEAIKNGWVMVR from the coding sequence ATGAATGTAAAAACAGAAAAACTAATACGTATTGTCATCATCGATGATCACCAACTTTTTCGTGAAGGTGTAAAACGTATTTTAGCTATGGAAGATAATTTTGATATCGTCGCAGAAGGTGAAGATGGGGAACAAGCTTTAGCTTTGGTTGAAGAACACCAGCCTGATGTAATTTTAATGGATATTAATATGCCGAAAGTGAATGGGATGGAGGCTACTCGTGAACTCATTCAAAAGTATCCCGATGTAAAAGTGTTGATCTTATCGATTCATGATGACGAATCGTATGTGACGCACGTTTTAAAAACGGGAGCTGCTGGATATCTATTAAAAGAAATGGATGCAGATGCACTCATTCAAGCAGTGAGAGTCGTTGGCGAAGGAGGCGCGTATATTCATCCGAAAGTGACTCATAATCTAATCAAAGATTATCGTCGCCTGGCGAATGAAGGTGAAAATGATGCGTCTGAAATTGGCTTCCGTGAAGTCGAATACCGCAAGCCGCTTCATATTTTAACACGTCGTGAATGTGAAGTCCTTCAATTAATGACAGACGGCTACAGCAACCGAATGATCGGTGAAGCGCTATTTATTAGTGAGAAAACCGTCAAAAACCATGTAAGTAATATCTTACAAAAAATGAGTGTAAACGACCGAACGCAAGCTGTTGTAGAAGCGATTAAAAATGGCTGGGTCATGGTGCGTTAA
- a CDS encoding DegV family protein has product MSKIAIVTDSTAYLPEEVREQNNIKMVPLNVVFGEESIQEEVEITASQFYERMKTTEKLPTTSQPAIGLFVELFEQLKQDGYEAAICITLSSDISGTYQSAMSAVDMVDDFTVKGFDSKISCSPQGYFVLEAAELAKAGKNIEEIIATLEIMRDQVNAYFMVDDLNHLHRGGRLNTAQLFVGSLLKIKPVLHFVDGKIQPFEKVRTEKKALQRIYNLLAEEVAGQHSAKITVIHSNRLNDAESIADELKSKYTQAEVTISYFGPVIGTHLGEGSLGVSWFVKNE; this is encoded by the coding sequence TTGAGTAAAATTGCTATCGTTACAGACAGTACTGCTTATTTGCCAGAAGAAGTTCGTGAACAAAACAATATCAAAATGGTTCCGCTAAACGTTGTGTTTGGGGAGGAATCGATCCAAGAAGAAGTCGAAATTACAGCTAGCCAGTTTTACGAACGCATGAAAACGACTGAGAAATTACCGACAACATCTCAGCCAGCGATTGGTCTTTTTGTTGAGTTATTTGAACAACTAAAGCAGGATGGCTACGAAGCGGCCATTTGTATAACGTTATCGAGTGATATTAGCGGTACATATCAGTCGGCTATGAGTGCTGTGGACATGGTAGACGATTTTACTGTAAAAGGTTTTGATTCAAAAATCAGTTGTTCTCCGCAAGGCTACTTTGTACTTGAAGCGGCCGAACTTGCGAAAGCTGGAAAAAATATAGAAGAAATCATAGCCACCCTTGAAATCATGCGAGATCAGGTTAACGCCTATTTTATGGTCGATGATTTGAACCATCTTCATCGCGGTGGTCGACTAAACACTGCACAGCTTTTTGTCGGAAGCTTGTTGAAGATCAAGCCTGTTCTTCATTTTGTGGATGGTAAAATTCAACCGTTTGAAAAAGTTCGCACGGAGAAAAAGGCACTTCAACGCATTTATAATTTGTTGGCTGAGGAAGTCGCTGGTCAACACTCAGCGAAAATTACTGTCATACATTCCAACCGTTTAAATGACGCAGAATCGATCGCGGATGAACTTAAATCCAAATACACTCAAGCGGAAGTGACAATCAGTTATTTTGGTCCTGTTATCGGTACGCATTTAGGGGAAGGAAGTTTAGGGGTAAGTTGGTTTGTGAAAAATGAGTAG
- a CDS encoding ankyrin repeat domain-containing protein — translation MKKVLKWFLIIFIILGLLGGYDQNKDRLVATLAPNKAWGLIQFLVKTGADPNSYNRGDFPALHYAVADGNLDMVHFLLDHNADVNLKTTYPRIDFVYQFAPLDLAIIEQPNNLPIFQALFAAGADPIALAPSISSMIQAEMYEVIELALAAGANPEPYMREAQWHQNPYVLELATTYAGVHAEPVSTTEINITDKHVENAGPSNPSIDLISIELGIHPESAIQIGDSVDRVTSVLGPLPDDVIYDVGQTAYIYGQHFYTITDDEPRYVTSMTLNLEMDQRFFTHEVIGYWGQPFREFEDIIDFQRNGNIIRFFFDPSTNEINKIIVWKLED, via the coding sequence ATGAAAAAAGTATTAAAATGGTTCTTAATTATTTTTATTATTTTAGGTTTGCTTGGAGGTTATGACCAAAACAAAGATCGCCTCGTTGCGACACTGGCACCGAACAAAGCATGGGGACTGATTCAATTTTTAGTGAAGACGGGAGCCGATCCGAATTCCTACAATCGAGGTGATTTCCCAGCGCTCCATTACGCTGTCGCCGATGGAAATCTCGACATGGTACACTTTTTACTGGATCATAATGCTGATGTAAATTTAAAAACGACGTATCCGAGGATAGATTTTGTTTATCAGTTTGCCCCACTTGATCTAGCTATTATCGAACAACCTAACAACTTACCAATTTTCCAGGCGTTATTTGCTGCAGGAGCGGATCCGATTGCGTTAGCCCCATCAATTTCCTCGATGATTCAAGCAGAAATGTATGAGGTAATTGAACTCGCCTTAGCGGCAGGAGCCAATCCAGAGCCGTATATGCGAGAGGCGCAGTGGCACCAAAATCCGTATGTGTTGGAGCTCGCCACAACATATGCTGGTGTGCACGCAGAACCAGTGTCAACAACAGAAATCAATATAACGGATAAACATGTAGAAAATGCTGGGCCGTCTAACCCTAGTATTGATCTCATTTCGATAGAGTTAGGGATCCATCCTGAAAGCGCAATTCAGATTGGTGACTCCGTTGACCGAGTAACGAGTGTGTTAGGGCCACTTCCGGACGATGTGATTTATGATGTTGGGCAAACAGCATATATTTATGGGCAGCATTTTTATACGATAACAGACGATGAACCGCGGTATGTTACGTCGATGACGCTGAATTTAGAAATGGACCAACGTTTTTTTACCCATGAAGTGATCGGGTATTGGGGGCAACCGTTTCGGGAATTCGAGGATATCATCGATTTCCAACGCAACGGGAACATCATTCGGTTCTTTTTTGACCCTTCAACAAATGAAATAAACAAGATCATTGTTTGGAAACTAGAAGATTAA
- a CDS encoding DEAD/DEAH box helicase codes for MRFAVVTVAGKEYLTPEPLLKDLVDPTVISPPISIRQIPSLPETPINSQFAFSKELQSFLAGRELLLDELPYPLHVLHDHYQNGYIQYEYGIQFRAGYPHCSRCANQEAEYFFAFVCARCRQMCTYCRKCIMLGRLSQCTPLIRWAGPLPPVKIVEPILAWDGQLSAEQSVASDQLVQAIEKKTPFLIWAVCGAGKTEMLFQGIAQALARGRRVLLAAPRTDVITELTPRFIAAFPTTAIVSLYGGSDDRGKNGQLFLSTTHQLLRYRDYFDVIIVDEVDAFPYSIDQSLHCAVQKAQKEDGVTVFLTATPSKELKKLHHQKVPKRYHGYPLPVPEFQWCGNWKKKLAKRRLPQPLQLWLTKRLTSKKQMFLFVPTIEVGQQLVPIVRDLGISSESVHAEDEKRHEKVAKFRRGELQLLVTTTILERGVTVPNIDVAVLGAEEAIFTESALVQIAGRVGRHKDYPSGDIIFFHYGKTMAMVEAKRHIESMNEEGGFS; via the coding sequence TTGCGTTTTGCTGTTGTAACGGTCGCAGGAAAAGAGTACCTCACCCCTGAGCCGTTATTGAAAGACCTCGTTGACCCTACCGTCATCTCTCCTCCTATATCCATTCGTCAGATTCCGTCTCTTCCCGAAACCCCAATCAATTCTCAATTTGCTTTTTCAAAAGAACTACAATCCTTCCTTGCAGGCCGTGAGCTACTATTGGATGAACTTCCGTATCCACTTCACGTCCTTCATGATCATTATCAAAATGGTTATATTCAGTATGAGTATGGAATTCAGTTTCGCGCTGGATATCCGCACTGTTCGCGGTGCGCCAATCAAGAAGCCGAATATTTTTTCGCTTTTGTTTGTGCCAGGTGCCGCCAAATGTGCACGTATTGTCGAAAATGCATTATGTTAGGACGCCTGTCGCAATGTACGCCACTGATCCGCTGGGCTGGACCACTACCGCCAGTGAAGATCGTTGAGCCGATCCTCGCTTGGGACGGGCAATTATCAGCTGAGCAATCGGTCGCATCAGATCAACTCGTACAAGCGATTGAAAAGAAAACACCGTTTCTCATTTGGGCGGTTTGTGGCGCTGGAAAAACAGAGATGCTGTTTCAAGGCATCGCTCAAGCACTTGCCAGAGGACGCCGTGTCTTACTCGCGGCGCCGCGTACCGACGTTATTACTGAATTAACCCCTCGTTTTATCGCGGCCTTTCCAACCACGGCGATTGTCTCCCTTTATGGCGGCAGTGACGATCGAGGAAAAAACGGTCAACTTTTCCTTTCCACGACCCATCAATTGCTTCGGTATCGTGATTACTTCGATGTCATTATTGTTGATGAAGTCGATGCCTTTCCGTATTCAATCGATCAAAGCCTTCATTGTGCTGTCCAAAAAGCGCAAAAAGAAGACGGTGTGACGGTGTTTTTAACGGCAACTCCTTCCAAAGAATTAAAGAAACTGCATCATCAAAAAGTCCCGAAACGGTATCATGGCTATCCGCTCCCTGTCCCCGAGTTTCAATGGTGCGGCAACTGGAAAAAGAAGCTGGCGAAAAGGCGTCTTCCACAGCCGCTCCAACTTTGGCTCACGAAGCGCCTCACGTCAAAAAAGCAGATGTTCCTTTTTGTTCCGACGATTGAAGTTGGCCAGCAACTCGTACCGATTGTTAGGGATCTCGGAATTTCAAGTGAAAGTGTTCATGCTGAAGATGAGAAGCGGCATGAAAAAGTCGCAAAGTTCCGCCGCGGTGAGCTGCAACTATTAGTGACAACTACCATTTTAGAACGGGGAGTGACCGTCCCTAATATTGATGTTGCGGTCCTCGGTGCGGAAGAAGCGATTTTTACCGAAAGTGCGCTCGTTCAAATCGCAGGTCGCGTCGGTCGGCATAAAGATTATCCTAGTGGTGATATTATTTTCTTTCATTATGGAAAAACGATGGCGATGGTGGAGGCGAAACGGCATATTGAGAGCATGAACGAGGAAGGAGGTTTTTCATAA
- a CDS encoding ComF family protein → MSNCLYCFAPNRSQASWASFWGLEKEDMLCESCRAKLDHLAEPLCQLCDRSLRNLASDFHDGKRCRDCMRWEQAEEWRGVLMKNRSLYPYNAFVKDVMAQYKYRGDYALAQLFTEKLRFHFRGDFNGRLLVPIPLSEERLYERGFNQAEALAWLIGEPVLALERRHHEEKQSKKKRSERIHRKENPFALVKSFQAQITSQQLLLVDDIYTTGATLRYAAKVLIDSGAKSVSALTIARG, encoded by the coding sequence ATGTCCAATTGTTTGTATTGTTTTGCTCCGAATCGTTCACAGGCGAGTTGGGCGAGCTTTTGGGGGCTAGAAAAGGAAGACATGCTTTGTGAGTCGTGTCGCGCAAAGTTAGACCACTTGGCCGAGCCTCTTTGTCAGTTATGCGACAGGTCGCTCCGAAATTTAGCGAGTGATTTTCATGATGGGAAAAGGTGCCGCGACTGCATGAGGTGGGAACAAGCGGAAGAGTGGCGCGGTGTGCTGATGAAAAATCGTTCGCTTTATCCGTACAATGCGTTTGTAAAAGACGTGATGGCGCAGTACAAATATCGCGGAGATTATGCACTGGCCCAATTGTTTACTGAGAAGTTACGATTTCATTTTCGAGGTGACTTCAACGGTCGTCTTCTTGTTCCCATTCCGTTAAGTGAGGAGCGTCTATATGAACGTGGCTTTAATCAAGCAGAGGCACTAGCATGGCTCATTGGGGAACCTGTCCTTGCCCTCGAACGTCGGCATCATGAAGAAAAGCAAAGTAAGAAAAAAAGGAGTGAGCGTATCCATCGAAAAGAAAATCCGTTTGCGTTAGTAAAGAGCTTTCAAGCTCAAATAACTTCTCAACAACTTCTACTCGTCGATGATATTTACACAACAGGGGCTACGTTACGTTACGCCGCAAAGGTTCTTATTGACAGTGGAGCGAAGTCGGTGTCAGCGTTGACCATAGCGCGAGGGTAG
- a CDS encoding TIGR03826 family flagellar region protein, which produces MMQNLENCPRCGKLFVKALRSVCNKCHKEVDQMFQTVYTFIRKKENRKAHIKEVVEGTGVSEDYIFRFIREGRLQLAQFPNLGYPCEACATIIREGRICTSCHTNIRTGIDQHNKEKEIAKRNEKQEKSTRMTYHLFNDEVRRK; this is translated from the coding sequence ATGATGCAAAATTTGGAAAATTGCCCACGATGTGGCAAATTATTTGTAAAAGCATTACGGTCGGTTTGTAATAAATGTCATAAAGAAGTCGATCAAATGTTTCAGACCGTTTATACATTTATACGGAAAAAGGAAAACCGGAAAGCACACATAAAAGAAGTGGTAGAAGGTACAGGGGTAAGTGAAGATTATATTTTTCGCTTTATCCGTGAAGGGCGTTTGCAGTTAGCTCAATTTCCGAATCTAGGATATCCATGTGAAGCGTGTGCAACCATAATTCGCGAAGGAAGAATTTGTACAAGCTGCCATACAAACATAAGAACGGGTATTGATCAGCATAATAAGGAAAAGGAAATTGCGAAACGAAATGAAAAACAGGAAAAAAGTACTCGGATGACCTACCATCTTTTTAACGATGAGGTAAGAAGAAAGTAG
- the flgM gene encoding flagellar biosynthesis anti-sigma factor FlgM, whose product MKINPYQNIQNNPYRKQVEKQAAQHEVQSKKDQIQISKAALELQQSTKIDAARQEKVNQLKEQVQSGNYKVDAQAVASKVYDYWMKQ is encoded by the coding sequence TTGAAAATTAATCCTTATCAAAATATCCAAAACAACCCGTATCGTAAACAGGTTGAAAAGCAAGCCGCTCAACATGAAGTCCAATCGAAAAAGGATCAAATTCAAATTTCAAAAGCAGCATTAGAACTTCAACAAAGTACAAAGATCGATGCCGCTCGTCAAGAAAAAGTAAATCAATTAAAAGAGCAAGTTCAGTCAGGAAACTATAAAGTCGATGCACAAGCTGTCGCGAGTAAAGTGTATGACTACTGGATGAAACAGTAA
- a CDS encoding resolvase yields the protein MSEEQELVDDLIAITTSFSARIYGKRGGKKVSTQIIQVIEGGASE from the coding sequence ATGAGTGAAGAACAAGAATTGGTAGATGATCTTATTGCCATAACAACTTCTTTTTCAGCCCGTATTTATGGTAAACGTGGCGGGAAGAAGGTATCAACTCAAATCATACAGGTGATTGAAGGAGGTGCTTCTGAATGA